The Elusimicrobiota bacterium genomic sequence ATCACCAAGGCAATGAGACCGGGAGCCATCGCTTTTTTCATGACATTAGTTCCAAATCGGCACCTCAAGGGGCATGCGCGCTTCGCCGGTCACCATGCGGAAAACGCCGACGTCCGGATCCTGCCCGCCGTAAGGCGGCTGAGACATCATGATGTTGACGAATGGGAAAACCAGCGGCATTTTGTAGCGCAGAGTCACCACCAAATCGCAATTTGGACGATTCACTTCCGGATCAATCAAGGTGCGGGCCTTTCGAAACTCAATCGGCTCTGTTTTCCCCGGCCACTTTTCAAAAATCTGCTCCACCATGGAATTCATTTTCCCTTGATTGATGACGGCCTCCGAACAGCTGGCTTCCCTGCCGGGAGTAAACCCTTGGGAAGCGATGGCGCCGATTCTGGCGACCTCGAAGGTGGCGTGATTAACCAAAATGGTCATGGTTGCGATATGCCCCAGCTGCATAATCCCGAAAACAACGATGAGAAAAAGAGGGAAGATGAGGGCAACCTCGACCAACGACTGGCCGCGGCGCCCATTGTTAAGACCATTTCCCGGCGCCATGGTTCACAAACTCATCTCTTTCGCCCACAAGTTTTCGCGCGACATCAGCCCTCGGCTTGCGCCGTAACGCTCATTCAGCGGCAAGCGGGACGGCCTTATTGGCTGACGTTGCCGATGGCCCCTTGGATTTTGGCGCCCAACTGCTCGAAGGCGTTTTTGATCTGGGGTTTAAATACCGTGGATGCCAGAAGAACGACCCCGACGATCACACCCACCATGATGGCGTATTCCGTGGCGCTTTGACCTTTGCTGCTTTTCAAGAGTTTCATCTCTCCCTCCTTAAATAACTATCTATACGACGTTAAAATTTTAACAGCGGCATTCTTATACATATTCTTAAGCGAATCCTGGGTGATGCTGTAAAACCAAACGAAAATCGCCATAAACAACAGCGTGGCAAGCACATATTCCGTGGTCACCTGGCCTTTTGCCGAACATGATTTCTTGATCCATTTCATGGGGCCTTATATTAATTATTTAGTAGGACCTGGGAAAAATGTCAAGCCCCAAAATCAAAAAGGTAAAGGAGCGATTAAAAACGGAATTTAAGATTGACATGGTGCGCCGTGCCCAAAGCGCCCAAAGGGACCAGCGCGTAATCAAGCGACATCCGGTACAAGGACTCGCTTTGGGAATCGATGCCGATGCCGTAGGAAATGCCGGAGGTGCGATGCAGTTTGAAACGCTTCAGCAGGCCCAGCCGGGATTCCCCCTGATCGTCCGCGGAAAAATACCCGACGCGCAGGCTGACCAAACCGATATCCTCGGACTCGGGCAAATCGATAACCAGGCCGGTCCCGATGCGGGCTTGGGAATCGCGGTCCTGAATAAAATCCGAAGTCACGGTGACGAACTCGGGGAAACTGTAGCTTGCGCCCAACCGGTAAGACCAGGGAATTTTCTCGTCGTCCAAACTCAAACCCAAAATCGACGTGCCCAACTGAAGGCCGCCGTTGCCCGCCCACAGAAGACCGCCGTCAAAGGCGAAATTCGTCGACGTATTGCCGTAGAAATCCTCATAAACGGCTTTCGTGGCAAAACCAAAAAACAGCCGCTCAGTGGGCAGACTCCACCCGAAGCCCGCGTGCGTAAACCCGGTGCGCACGAAAACATTAGCCCCGGCCAACGGAATGCCGTTTTCATCACGGGCGTCAAAATCACCCATCGTCATATACGCCGCGTTTAAAGCGAAATTAGCGTGCATAAAAGGATGGTTGTAGCCGAGGTAATGGCCTTTAAAATCGTCGATCCAGCTCACCAATCCCAGGGCGAATTCCCGGTTATTGGAACGGGCGATGCCGGCTGGGTTAAACCCAAGGCTTTCGACGCCCTCCGCCAAAGCCACATAGCTTCGGCCCAAGGCCATAGCTTCCGCATTGCCGATGCCGAGCTTTAAAATTTGGCCGGCTGAAGTGCCGACATAGCCTTCCCGGGAATCGAGGAAACCGGCATAAAGCGCAGGGCCGAACGCCAGAAACAAACCGACCAGCGCTATTTTTAGCTTCACGGTACCAAGACCTTCTTCATTGTCTGCAAGAATTGCCGGTCGCCGCCGAAAGAATCAGCGCGCAGCACATAAAAATACACGCCCCTGGTGACGCGGCGCCCGAAGCCGTTCTCCAAATTCCATTCAACCGCCGGCAAGCCGTTGCAGGGCCCCTTGCCGCCTAGAATCCGCCCTAAACCCTTTTCCCATACCAACTCGCCGCTTAATGTGTAAATCTTTAAATTAACGTCCGCGTCGATGGGAAGGAGCGAACAAATTTTAAGCGGGGTTTTGGTGATGGGATTGGGGTAAGCGAAGGTTTGATCATCGAACGTCGCCTGCGGGTCCAAAAAGCCTAAACGTAAAACAGGCACCTGGCCGTGTTCGATATTGGTGGCGAGATTGTCGCGTTCATCCGTGGCCCGCAAGCGAAAAACGTAATTGCCGTCGACGACTTGTTTTTGGAAAAGGTTGATGCCCGTCCATAGCTCGGTCAACGGCACGCGGCTCGGACGCGGGCCTTGAATCAGGAAAACGAGGGACTCCGATTCCGGAGGAATCGGTTGGCCCGCCACGTTAAAAATCGTGCCGGGCTTAAAAATCTTAAGCTCGACGTTCATGGGTTCCGACAGCTGATAAGTAACCTCGGCGGACTCAACCTCCGAGGTTAACGGCGTGACCGCGACATCATAAATACGCAGGAGATCGACGGATAAAGGCAGCCGGGCGATGGAAGAAGAGGCGTTGATCGCCGTCAAATCCTCGGCCAAAATCTCGACGAAGAACGAGCCCGTGGTCTGCCTGATTTCCGCGAAATTCGTGCCGTCCCAAAACTCAGCTTGCTCGATCAACCCGCTGCGCGGCTCTTCGTCCACCAAGCGCTTGACCAGATTCTGGTCAAGGTTTTTTATATCCACGGTAACGATCGCGTCGCGGGAGAGCGTGAAGGTGATCTCAAAAGGTTCCAGCGGAATATTAAGCGTATCCGAAGCCTCATTAACTTCAGGGAACGTGGGCGTGACTTCGGGATTTAAAATCTGGATTTGGCCGCGTATAACGCCGATTTCACGGATCACGGCGTCAGTGGCGTAATTGCCATAAACATCGCTCGATTTTAAGATGGACACGTAATTGCCGTCCGGCACAAAAAAGCCTTCCTCATTTTTTCCGTCCCAGAATTCGGTGATCGAGAGCCGTCCAGGGCGTGAGCCGAATATCGTCCTGATCAAAGTGCCTTGGGTTAAAGTCAAAGCGGGCCAAGAACCCGAAAAAACGGAGGTCGGCGAATAAATTTCCCAACGAGTATCCATGGGTTCGGAAAGCACATAAGAAATGGTGGCGATATCCGTGGCGCCGGACAACAACGGCGTCGAGCGCACTTGCGAGGTGCGCAGCATATTGGCCGTGAAAAACGAATTGAGCGTATTGATGCGATTGGGAAAAAGCGTATCCTGGGCGATCAACTCCGCCATATAAACGCCGCTGGAAACACGGACGCCGTTTTGCTGATTTAAACCGATGGTGCGCCCATCCCAACCGATGGGAGGATCGGTGATGGAAATAGCTCCCGGACGCACCTCGTCCCTGACCAAATGCGCGATCGTGCAGCCGGAGGTGCTGGGGCAGACCTTGGTGCTATTGGCCGTTGCCGGCGGCACGATATTGCCGTTTGAATCGAAAGAAATAAAACTGCCGACCGTTTGATTGAGCATAGCCTTAACCCTGACATTGACGTGGGCGTCGCGACCCAAGCTGTAATTGAAAAAGAAAGGCTCGACATTGGTTACCGGCGGTGAAGAAAAAGAGGATGAGAATGTCGTAACTTGGCTGATGGGAACCAAGCCGCGGGTAACGGGGATCAGTCCAGTCTTGACCTTACTAACGAGAATTGCAGGCGCTATCGCGGGAGCAATGCCCCCGAAGGAACCCTGTTGAAGTTGGGCATAAAGAGAAAATTGATATTGACTGTCATCCAGAGGATTGCCATTACGATCCCGTCCATCCCAAACGAATGAAACCGTCTGTCTCCCTGGGAAAGCGTTTTGATATCCGCGCACCCGGCATCCGTGATTCGGATTTGTAGCCGAATTTGTTGCCAAATGAACGCTTGAGCCATCGCATGCGACACTTGGCGCGCCAAAACCATCCGGGTTTTGGAAACTCGATGAGGCAAGCCAAACGTCAAAATAAACCGTTGCTGCTTCTGTTAATTGAAAAGAAACCCCTGCAAATGAAGTCGATTGCGTTGACAGCCCCTCTGCTCGGACATCAATAATCTGCATAGGGTCGATAAAATTTGAAAATGTGGTCGGACGGGAAATGTCATGAGCATGATCGGCCCCCTCGGAACCTGTATTGCTATCAGGATCCCAGGCATACATCAGGAACGTGTAAACACCGGAGCTAACCAACAAATTATCTTCGGTGCGGCCATCCCAGTTATCTGTAATCGATAGCACCTTGCCTTGAGAAGACGTTGTATCCTCGCCTTGACGCGGCTGATTTTTAACAATTCGACGCACAAAAGAAGTGCTGCACCCTGCGCCTACACGCTGAACGGGGTGGGGATTCGTGGTATTGTTGCTGATGTTTCCGACGCCAGTACATGCGGCATTAACATTGTCCCGCGTGCAAAGCACTTGCGCGCAATCAAGCTCGCTCCCTTTAAAAATATCAATCGCAACATAGGCGCTTTTCGACAACCTATAGTTGATGCCGATCGGAAAAATAACGGCGCTGCCGAACACAGTCGGGCTTGATATTACGGAATGTATATCCATGACATCGATAAGGAGCGGGTGCTGATTTTCGCCCGGATACTTAATGTCCTTTAATTCACTTTTATTTCCGGTTGTTGTGTCTACGAAAACAATTTCGGCGGTGGCCTCATAAGTACCGTTCATTTTCCCGAAACCTTTGTCATCCACGGCAAACGAACCATCCCATGTCGCGCAAACGGCCACAGGACACTGCGCAGGCGGCAATTCCATATTGGGGAATGAAAATGTTCTTATCGGCGTGCGCACCAGAGAACCGCCCTGAACAGCCAACCGTTCAATCTTAAGCGTAAAAGTATTGATTCGGCAATGGGTTAGGCCCGGCCATGTTGAATGCCTGACGACGAACAGAGCCTGCGTTTTAGAATTGACATCGGTGCCGCCGGTATTCCCGCCGAATAGATTAAAATTGATCCCAGTTTCCCCAGCCAACAAAAGGCGCGCACCTGCATCAAATACTGGTTCAGCGCCATTACCCCCCAACGGAGGAGTTATGCTATTGCCCGGACAAGTCGAGTTAAACACTGAAGCTCCAGAATTGTCCTCGTAAACGTCGATATGAGTGTAGTTCTGGCCCGGCTGAGTGGGATCCCACCCATTTGTTCGGTCATGCGACCAGGAAAGTCGCAAAGGAATTAAGAAAAAAGCCAGGAAAGAAAAATAATAAAGGGCTTGCAAAGCGACCGCTTTTACCCTCACCGGCAAAACATAGCAATTTTTAAAAGTCAACAAGAGAGAGAACCCGGACATCGATCAATTATGACCGGCAAAGAAACGGTTTGCAACCGGGAAATTCAAAATTTTTTCTTTTTGGACTTCAGCAATGACAATATGACTTTTTGAAATTGCCTCAAATATCTAAGGCTTCCTTTAAAATGTTTGTATGTCGAATCGTATCTCTAATCTTTCATCTTTTTCGTCGTCAGAACCAGACGCGGAGGATCGGATTCAAGGACGATGTAAAAACTGCCGTCATCGCGCGCCAAAATAGCGGTGGCTCCGGCCAAGGTCTCCACGCCTGCGCCTAATAAAGGTTGCACGGCCCGGCCCCTGCGCCAAGCGCCCTCGGCATCCCTGGCAAAAGGCAATAAAGAAAAAGTCTTGCCGTCTAAAACCCAAATCGCTTCCCCCCGCGCCGCGAACGCCAAGGGAACGATGTCCTGCGGCAGAGTCAAGAGAACGGACGGCTTGTTTTTCATGGCTTTGGGATCAAAAACATGAATTTGTCTACCGATGGTGTCTAAAACCGCAAGATGCCAAGGACTATCCGGCTTGCCGGAAGGCGCCAGCGCCGCTAAAAACAAACAAGAGGCAGTGGGCGAGGGCGCTTCCTCTTCAATGACTTTAGGATCGGCGGCTTTATGCCGGTAAATTTTGCGGCTGACCGAGTCGAGGCTGAACAGTTGGCGGCCGTCGGGAGAAAAAACAATGGAATTAGGATGAAAGAACGTCAGGGGCGAAGAATACCGGCCCGATAACTGCGCAGGATCATCTTGGGACAGCTTAATGATTTCCCCTGATTTCCAATCAGCGACCCAGATAACGCCGGTTTGCTCGGCTACGCCCGAAGGCGTTTCAAGGGGGATATCCCAGGATTCGGTTTCTTGGAAAAAAACCGGCCCGCGGGAAGTCATGAACCCGCGATAAGCATAAAAGGAACCGTAAACAATCAATCCCAGCATCGCAGGCAAAAGCATAAACTTGGCGATGATTTTAAGCCAAGATTTTGACGAACGGCTAACGGGACCGGACGGGGCCTTCGGCATTTCCTCAACAGGTTCGAAACGCCGAGGCTCGGCAGGAGTCATCTGAGCGGCCAAATCCGGAGGGAGTCCGGGATCAAGCTGCGGAAAATGAGGGGGCATGGGCGCGGGGCCGCCTGTTTCCATAGGCAGCGGCCCCCTCTCCCCCCCGGGGGGAGAGGGTTGGGGTGAGGGGGGCTCTGCCCGGCCCCTGGCCCCGGACCCCTCCCTAAACGCCGTAGCCCAACGGTTCAACTCATTGACCAAACTTGAAAAAACGCGCGTCAGCCGGATTTCTTTCTCTTCCTTATCGCCGAGCAGTTTTTCCCACTGCGTCTTCTCCTTCATATAACGGGCTTCCCAATCAAAAAAACCCGCCCGTTGATTTTCCCACACTCTCCTTTCCCGCTCCCAAAGCTCTTCCCACTTTTTCCTTTCTTTCTCCCAGTGCTGAAGAATTTTTTCTTTCTCCGTCTCAAATTTTTCGAGCATCCGGCTCAGTTCCGCAACTCGCGCCTGGAGCGTTGTTACCTTGGCCCGTTCCTCAAGCAAAGCGCCGGTGGAAGCCGCCAAGGCGTTTTTCGAGGATTCTTCGATTTTGGCTTTGGCCTCCTGCTCCTTGGCCAAGAAACTTTCCAGCTCCAAAACCCGCTGCCCCAATTTATTTTTTTCGTCTTTGCCCAAATTTTCGATAGCGAGGATTTTTCCTTCCAGCTCCCGGTCGCGCACACGAAGACGCTCTATTTCCGTCTCACGTTTGTTGATTTCATCGCCCAGGGAACGCACGGTGCGCTTGTTCTCATCGTAAAGCCGTTGAATATCCTGCTTATATTGGACGACTTGCTCGTTTAATTTCCGGATGTTCTCTTCCTGCAAGGCGAGGTCTTCGCCCGCCATCTTTTTCTCTTAGGCCAACTCATCATGAAATCTGGCCATGTCCTGTT encodes the following:
- a CDS encoding pilus assembly protein, which produces MAPGNGLNNGRRGQSLVEVALIFPLFLIVVFGIMQLGHIATMTILVNHATFEVARIGAIASQGFTPGREASCSEAVINQGKMNSMVEQIFEKWPGKTEPIEFRKARTLIDPEVNRPNCDLVVTLRYKMPLVFPFVNIMMSQPPYGGQDPDVGVFRMVTGEARMPLEVPIWN
- a CDS encoding class III signal peptide-containing protein, translated to MKLLKSSKGQSATEYAIMVGVIVGVVLLASTVFKPQIKNAFEQLGAKIQGAIGNVSQ